From a region of the Phragmites australis chromosome 21, lpPhrAust1.1, whole genome shotgun sequence genome:
- the LOC133904141 gene encoding protein PHYTOCHROME KINASE SUBSTRATE 1-like: protein MEMERSRNGGGKVVTFEDAMIGQRRNGSRSTHLDIGRDVDADRVARPLPPLSMGSRRRTYADGELDVFAAEWYFKGAMDGDQRNGDVDAAVVVPVEAVDARPAVAVAKPAGTRASEASLSASSAASANSQTVLLRGGHRRHGYRDKKCCLQVGVLMRTCSGKRSVRVDGGAAKEVPGTGEPAASKIDWYRELRMQKAALGLAGDGSIHGVVAAGLPPNLNLGTAKVAAIGREIIREDKAAELTCSSSRRRSFTFVAPVRANALASDRGGDASGGGKGGGDDDDDDDGVGSESSSDLFEIKSLKIDDCPYEPSEASIQWSVVTASAADASECGDRVSARWISGGNNGGRGGGRGPPVAGRQQRDRPVGMLAGCVSHRAVDVSAATAVSNAPSTVAMRRRSASEGFQKARSGA from the coding sequence ATGGAGATGGAGCGATCAAGAAATGGTGGTGGCAAGGTGGTCACATTCGAGGATGCGATGATCGGGCAGCGCCGGAACGGCTCCCGCTCGACGCACCTTGACATCGGCCGCGACGTCGACGCCGACCGTGTggcgcggccgctgccgcctctGAGCATGGGGAGTCGGCGGCGCACGTACGCCGACGGCGAGCTCGACGTGTTCGCCGCCGAGTGGTACTTCAAGGGCGCGATGGACGGCGACCAGCGCAATGGGGACGTTGATGCCGCGGTGGTGGTGCCCGTGGAGGCTGTCGATGCCAGGCCGGCCGTGGCGGTGGCCAAGCCCGCTGGGACGCGCGCGTCAGAGGCGAGCCTAAGCGCGAGCTCGGCGGCCAGCGCCAACAGCCAGACCGTGCTCCTCCGGGGCGGGCACCGCCGTCACGGCTACCGTGACAAGAAGTGCTGCCTCCAGGTCGGCGTGCTCATGCGTACATGCTCTGGGAAGCGCTCGGTGCGCGTCGACGGCGGCGCGGCGAAGGAAGTCCCCGGCACTGGTGAGCCGGCGGCGAGCAAGATCGATTGGTACAGAGAGCTGAGGATGCAGAAGGCTGCCCTTGGGCTCGCAGGAGATGGCAGCATCCATGGAGTGGTGGCTGCTGGTCTCCCGCCAAATTTAAATCTTGGCACAGCGAAAGTGGCTGCCATCGGGAGGGAGATTATACGAGAGGACAAGGCGGCCGAGCTCACCTGCTCAAGCTCTAGGAGGAGAAGCTTTACCTTCGTGGCTCCGGTCAGAGCTAACGCGCTGGCGAGCGACCGTGGCGGCGATGCCAGCGGAGGAGGCAAAggtggcggcgacgacgacgacgacgacgacggcgtcgGGAGCGAGTCGAGCTCGGACCTGTTTGAGATCAAGAGCCTCAAGATCGACGACTGCCCCTACGAGCCCAGCGAGGCAAGCATCCAGTGGAGCGTGGTGACCGCGAGCGCCGCGGACGCGTCGGAGTGCGGTGACCGCGTCTCAGCCAGATGGATCAGCGGCGGCAACAACGGCGGCCGTGGTGGTGGGAGGGGCCCTCCAGTGGCCGGGAGGCAGCAACGGGACCGGCCGGTCGGGATGCTCGCGGGGTGCGTCAGCCACAGGGCGGTGGACGTGTCGGCGGCGACGGCAGTGTCGAACGCGCCGTCCACCGTAGCGATGCGGCGGCGCAGTGCGAGTGAAGGATTCCAGAAGGCACGGAGTGGAGCCTGA
- the LOC133903922 gene encoding pectinesterase 31-like → MAQRRVLRVVPGGGGGADGDAFPTVQAAVDAVPLGNRARVVIRLAPGVYREPVYVAKTKNLITLAGASPEATVVSWDNTATRIKHSQSSRVIGTGTFGCGTFIVEGEDFIAENITFENSAPQGSGQAVAVRVTADRCAFYNCRFLGWQDTLYLHSGKQYLRDCYIEGNCDFIFGNSISLLEHCHIHCKSTGYITAHSRKSTSESTGYVFLRCIITGNGEAGYMFLGRPWGPFGRVVFAYTFMDRCIKPAGWHNWDKSENERTACFYEYRCSGPGFRPSNRVAWCRQLLDVEAEQFLAHTFIDPDLDRPWLLQMMAIRMPASA, encoded by the exons ATGGCGCAGCGGCGGGTGCTGCGGGTGGTGCCGGGGGGCGGGGGAGGTGCAGACGGGGATGCGTTCCCGACGGTGCAGGCGGCGGTGGACGCGGTGCCACTGGGCAACCGCGCGCGCGTCGTCATCCGCCTGGCGCCCGGGGTGTACAGGGAGCCCGTCTACGTCGCCAAGACCAAGAACCTCATCACGCTCGCCGGCGCGTCGCCGGAGGCCACCGTCGTATCCTGGGACAATACCGCCACCCGCATCAAGCACTCCCAG TCGTCCAGAGTTATTGGGACGGGAACGTTTGGATGTGGTACCTTTATTGTTGAGGGGGAGGATTTCATTGCAGAGAATATCACATTTGAGAACTCCGCTCCCCAG GGATCTGGACAGGCAGTTGCAGTCCGGGTGACTGCAGATAGGTGCGCTTTCTACAATTGTCGGTTCCTTGGTTGGCAG GACACATTATATTTGCATTCTGGAAAACAATACTTAAGAGACTGTTATATTGAAGGCAATTGTGACTTCATCTTTGGTAACTCTATTTCCCTTTTGGAGCATTGTCATATCCACTGCAAATCAACGGGATATATTACTGCTCATAGCCGGAAATCCACTTCAGAATCTACTggctatgtattcttgag GTGTATTATTACTGGAAATGGAGAAGCTGGATATATGTTCCTAGGTCGGCCATGGGGGCCCTTTGGGAGGGTTGTATTTGCATACACTTTTATGGATCGCTGCATTAAGCCTGCTGGGTGGCATAATTGGGACAAATCCGAGAATGAACGAACTGCTTGCTTCTATGAGTACAG GTGCTCAGGGCCAGGCTTCCGCCCATCAAACCGAGTGGCATGGTGTAGACAATTGCTCGATGTTGAAGCAGAGCAGTTCCTCGCACACACTTTCATTGATCCAGACCTCGATAGGCCATGGCTCCTCCAGATGATGGCAATAAGAATGCCGGCCTCGGCATAG